Proteins from a genomic interval of Danio rerio strain Tuebingen ecotype United States chromosome 4, GRCz12tu, whole genome shotgun sequence:
- the svopl gene encoding putative transporter SVOPL isoform X3: MEEEITTTSNNNNPVEPAQVKEPKCYTVEEAVESIGFGCFHILLFVIMGSANIVEAMEIMLLAVVSPEIRCEWHLEDWQVALVSTMVFFGFMVCGVLCGYIADKYGRWKVVFGGFVWASYFSFLTSFSTSYGWFIFLRCMVGCGVAATSQGFVLKTEFIPAKYRAYLLPLASIFWMMGSILIIVLGMTVVPTMGWRWMIRFSVIPSLVLIGLFMFIPESARFQVSAGNIQGAMSTLKRIAKMNNGVLPEGELREPEVTERGNAVTLISSAFRRTSLLLWYSWFVASFSYYGSVLSSSELLEKNLLCVTDPDLEHQIKHIQEETLCYCIPFNSDDYQTLLISCLGEVALIPLNIILLNIVGRKYSMVILLLLSAFFFMLVNICTTMLGFTILLFLLRSVVSMNFNVVYIYTAEVYPTSVRSIGMGFCTSFSRIGGMIAPFIAQVLMSKSVILALSPFATACIICAIGVFFLPIETRGRALLQDA, translated from the exons ATGGAGGAAGAGATCACCACCACAAGCAACAATAACAATCCTGTTGAACCTGCTCAGGTCAAAG AGCCGAAATGCTACACCGTGGAGGAGGCTGTGGAGAGCATTGGTTTCGGATGTTTCCATATTCTGCTTTTTGTCATCATGGGCAGTGCCAAT ATAGTGGAAGCGATGGAGATCATGTTGTTGGCTGTGGTTTCTCCTGAGATCCGCTGCGAATGGCATCTGGAGGATTGGCAAGTGGCCCTTGTCTCCACG aTGGTGTTTTTTGGTTTCATGGTTTGTGGGGTCCTCTGTGGTTACATTGCTGACAAATACGGACGCTGGAAG GTGGTGTTTGGTGGTTTTGTATGGGCGTCATATTTTTCTTTTCTCACTTCGTTCTCTACATCATACGGCTGGTTCATCTTTCTGAGATGTATGGTGGGCTGCGGAGTGGCAGCAACATCTCAAGG GTTTGTTTTGAAGACTGAATTCATCCCGGCCAAATACAGAGCATACCTGTTGCCTCTTGCCTCA ATCTTCTGGATGATGGGATCCATATTAATTATCGTTCTGGGTATGACTGTGGTGCCCACGATGGGCTGGCGCTGGATGATTCGGTTTTCCGTCATCCCCAGCCTCGTATTAATCGGACTCTTCATG TTTATACCCGAATCCGCACGGTTCCAGGTCTCGGCAGGTAACATACAAGGAGCCATGTCTACACTTAAGCGGATCGCCAAAATGAATAATGGTGTTTTACCAGAGGGAGAACTACGCGAACCTGAAGTG ACAGAAAGAGGAAATGCCGTCACCCTGATCAGCTCGGCCTTCAGGAGAACATCGCTCCTGCTGTGGTATTCATG GTTTGTGGCCTCGTTTTCTTATTACGGCTCCGTCCTGAGCAGCTCTGAGTTACTGGAGAAGAATCTTCTGTGCGTGACGGATCCTGATCTGGAGCATCAGATTAAACACATCCAGGAGGAGACGCTGTGTTACTGCATCCCCTTCAACTCGGACGATTACCAAACGCTCCTCATTAGCTGTTTAGGGGAGGTGGCAC TCATTCCTCTTAATATCATCCTGTTGAATATAGTAGGACGGAAGTACAGCATGGTCATTCTGCTGCTGCTGTCGGCCTTTTTCTTCATGCTTGTTAATATTTGCACGACTAT GTTAGGCTTCACAATCCTGCTCTTCCTCCTCCGCTCTGTGGTTTCAATGAATTTTAATGTGGTTTACATCTACACGGCAGAG GTTTATCCTACATCTGTGCGCTCAATCGGAATGGGCTTTTGCACATCGTTCAGTCGAATCGGAGGAATGATCGCACCTTTTATTGCACAG GTGTTGATGTCCAAATCTGTGATTCTGGCTTTATCACCGTTCGCCACAGCGTGCATCATTTGTGCCATAGGAGTTTTTTTCCTGCCCATTGAGACCAGAGGACGAGCATTATTG CAAGATGCCTGA
- the svopl gene encoding putative transporter SVOPL isoform X2, whose product MKTQLVDAIQLEEVEMEEEITTTSNNNNPVEPAQVKEPKCYTVEEAVESIGFGCFHILLFVIMGSANIVEAMEIMLLAVVSPEIRCEWHLEDWQVALVSTMVFFGFMVCGVLCGYIADKYGRWKVVFGGFVWASYFSFLTSFSTSYGWFIFLRCMVGCGVAATSQGFVLKTEFIPAKYRAYLLPLASIFWMMGSILIIVLGMTVVPTMGWRWMIRFSVIPSLVLIGLFMFIPESARFQVSAGNIQGAMSTLKRIAKMNNGVLPEGELREPEVTERGNAVTLISSAFRRTSLLLWYSWFVASFSYYGSVLSSSELLEKNLLCVTDPDLEHQIKHIQEETLCYCIPFNSDDYQTLLISCLGEVALIPLNIILLNIVGRKYSMVILLLLSAFFFMLVNICTTMLGFTILLFLLRSVVSMNFNVVYIYTAEVYPTSVRSIGMGFCTSFSRIGGMIAPFIAQVLMSKSVILALSPFATACIICAIGVFFLPIETRGRALLQDA is encoded by the exons ATGAAGACCCAGCTAGTGGATGCCATCCAGCTCGAAGAAGTGGAGATGGAGGAAGAGATCACCACCACAAGCAACAATAACAATCCTGTTGAACCTGCTCAGGTCAAAG AGCCGAAATGCTACACCGTGGAGGAGGCTGTGGAGAGCATTGGTTTCGGATGTTTCCATATTCTGCTTTTTGTCATCATGGGCAGTGCCAAT ATAGTGGAAGCGATGGAGATCATGTTGTTGGCTGTGGTTTCTCCTGAGATCCGCTGCGAATGGCATCTGGAGGATTGGCAAGTGGCCCTTGTCTCCACG aTGGTGTTTTTTGGTTTCATGGTTTGTGGGGTCCTCTGTGGTTACATTGCTGACAAATACGGACGCTGGAAG GTGGTGTTTGGTGGTTTTGTATGGGCGTCATATTTTTCTTTTCTCACTTCGTTCTCTACATCATACGGCTGGTTCATCTTTCTGAGATGTATGGTGGGCTGCGGAGTGGCAGCAACATCTCAAGG GTTTGTTTTGAAGACTGAATTCATCCCGGCCAAATACAGAGCATACCTGTTGCCTCTTGCCTCA ATCTTCTGGATGATGGGATCCATATTAATTATCGTTCTGGGTATGACTGTGGTGCCCACGATGGGCTGGCGCTGGATGATTCGGTTTTCCGTCATCCCCAGCCTCGTATTAATCGGACTCTTCATG TTTATACCCGAATCCGCACGGTTCCAGGTCTCGGCAGGTAACATACAAGGAGCCATGTCTACACTTAAGCGGATCGCCAAAATGAATAATGGTGTTTTACCAGAGGGAGAACTACGCGAACCTGAAGTG ACAGAAAGAGGAAATGCCGTCACCCTGATCAGCTCGGCCTTCAGGAGAACATCGCTCCTGCTGTGGTATTCATG GTTTGTGGCCTCGTTTTCTTATTACGGCTCCGTCCTGAGCAGCTCTGAGTTACTGGAGAAGAATCTTCTGTGCGTGACGGATCCTGATCTGGAGCATCAGATTAAACACATCCAGGAGGAGACGCTGTGTTACTGCATCCCCTTCAACTCGGACGATTACCAAACGCTCCTCATTAGCTGTTTAGGGGAGGTGGCAC TCATTCCTCTTAATATCATCCTGTTGAATATAGTAGGACGGAAGTACAGCATGGTCATTCTGCTGCTGCTGTCGGCCTTTTTCTTCATGCTTGTTAATATTTGCACGACTAT GTTAGGCTTCACAATCCTGCTCTTCCTCCTCCGCTCTGTGGTTTCAATGAATTTTAATGTGGTTTACATCTACACGGCAGAG GTTTATCCTACATCTGTGCGCTCAATCGGAATGGGCTTTTGCACATCGTTCAGTCGAATCGGAGGAATGATCGCACCTTTTATTGCACAG GTGTTGATGTCCAAATCTGTGATTCTGGCTTTATCACCGTTCGCCACAGCGTGCATCATTTGTGCCATAGGAGTTTTTTTCCTGCCCATTGAGACCAGAGGACGAGCATTATTG CAAGATGCCTGA
- the svopl gene encoding putative transporter SVOPL, with amino-acid sequence MALKRSSSMKTQLVDAIQLEEVEMEEEITTTSNNNNPVEPAQVKEPKCYTVEEAVESIGFGCFHILLFVIMGSANIVEAMEIMLLAVVSPEIRCEWHLEDWQVALVSTMVFFGFMVCGVLCGYIADKYGRWKVVFGGFVWASYFSFLTSFSTSYGWFIFLRCMVGCGVAATSQGFVLKTEFIPAKYRAYLLPLASIFWMMGSILIIVLGMTVVPTMGWRWMIRFSVIPSLVLIGLFMFIPESARFQVSAGNIQGAMSTLKRIAKMNNGVLPEGELREPEVTERGNAVTLISSAFRRTSLLLWYSWFVASFSYYGSVLSSSELLEKNLLCVTDPDLEHQIKHIQEETLCYCIPFNSDDYQTLLISCLGEVALIPLNIILLNIVGRKYSMVILLLLSAFFFMLVNICTTMLGFTILLFLLRSVVSMNFNVVYIYTAEVYPTSVRSIGMGFCTSFSRIGGMIAPFIAQVLMSKSVILALSPFATACIICAIGVFFLPIETRGRALLQDA; translated from the exons ATGGCATTAAAGCGATCGTCTTCCATGAAGACCCAGCTAGTGGATGCCATCCAGCTCGAAGAAGTGGAGATGGAGGAAGAGATCACCACCACAAGCAACAATAACAATCCTGTTGAACCTGCTCAGGTCAAAG AGCCGAAATGCTACACCGTGGAGGAGGCTGTGGAGAGCATTGGTTTCGGATGTTTCCATATTCTGCTTTTTGTCATCATGGGCAGTGCCAAT ATAGTGGAAGCGATGGAGATCATGTTGTTGGCTGTGGTTTCTCCTGAGATCCGCTGCGAATGGCATCTGGAGGATTGGCAAGTGGCCCTTGTCTCCACG aTGGTGTTTTTTGGTTTCATGGTTTGTGGGGTCCTCTGTGGTTACATTGCTGACAAATACGGACGCTGGAAG GTGGTGTTTGGTGGTTTTGTATGGGCGTCATATTTTTCTTTTCTCACTTCGTTCTCTACATCATACGGCTGGTTCATCTTTCTGAGATGTATGGTGGGCTGCGGAGTGGCAGCAACATCTCAAGG GTTTGTTTTGAAGACTGAATTCATCCCGGCCAAATACAGAGCATACCTGTTGCCTCTTGCCTCA ATCTTCTGGATGATGGGATCCATATTAATTATCGTTCTGGGTATGACTGTGGTGCCCACGATGGGCTGGCGCTGGATGATTCGGTTTTCCGTCATCCCCAGCCTCGTATTAATCGGACTCTTCATG TTTATACCCGAATCCGCACGGTTCCAGGTCTCGGCAGGTAACATACAAGGAGCCATGTCTACACTTAAGCGGATCGCCAAAATGAATAATGGTGTTTTACCAGAGGGAGAACTACGCGAACCTGAAGTG ACAGAAAGAGGAAATGCCGTCACCCTGATCAGCTCGGCCTTCAGGAGAACATCGCTCCTGCTGTGGTATTCATG GTTTGTGGCCTCGTTTTCTTATTACGGCTCCGTCCTGAGCAGCTCTGAGTTACTGGAGAAGAATCTTCTGTGCGTGACGGATCCTGATCTGGAGCATCAGATTAAACACATCCAGGAGGAGACGCTGTGTTACTGCATCCCCTTCAACTCGGACGATTACCAAACGCTCCTCATTAGCTGTTTAGGGGAGGTGGCAC TCATTCCTCTTAATATCATCCTGTTGAATATAGTAGGACGGAAGTACAGCATGGTCATTCTGCTGCTGCTGTCGGCCTTTTTCTTCATGCTTGTTAATATTTGCACGACTAT GTTAGGCTTCACAATCCTGCTCTTCCTCCTCCGCTCTGTGGTTTCAATGAATTTTAATGTGGTTTACATCTACACGGCAGAG GTTTATCCTACATCTGTGCGCTCAATCGGAATGGGCTTTTGCACATCGTTCAGTCGAATCGGAGGAATGATCGCACCTTTTATTGCACAG GTGTTGATGTCCAAATCTGTGATTCTGGCTTTATCACCGTTCGCCACAGCGTGCATCATTTGTGCCATAGGAGTTTTTTTCCTGCCCATTGAGACCAGAGGACGAGCATTATTG CAAGATGCCTGA